A stretch of the Microcebus murinus isolate Inina chromosome 6, M.murinus_Inina_mat1.0, whole genome shotgun sequence genome encodes the following:
- the LOC142871388 gene encoding phosphatidylinositol N-acetylglucosaminyltransferase subunit Y-like, which produces MFLSPPTLTVLIPLVSFAGLFYSATVEESFSRGCSNTMSLRFYTLLLPVTISVYVFFHLWTWMGIKLLRHN; this is translated from the coding sequence ATGTTTCTGTCTCCTCCTACGTTGACTGTTCTTATTCCATTGGTTTCTTTCGCAGGACTGTTCTACTCAGCCACTGTGGAAGAAAGTTTCTCACGGGGCTGCTCTAACACAATGAGCCTTCGCTTTTACACTCTGCTCTTGCCTGTTACCATATCAGTGTATGTGTTCTTCCACCTTTGGACTTGGATGGGTATTAAACTTCTCAGGCATAATTAA